In Mycobacterium gallinarum, a single window of DNA contains:
- a CDS encoding phosphate-starvation-inducible PsiE family protein, with protein sequence MAKAKSGDGDEEERQRFADRALGFLEDVVYWAIAVVLIIGSVALLVAQFNTMLSLRSAPAKTVMLEVLDGLLLIFIFVELLYAVRSCLRSREIVAEPFIIVGILACIKEIVVLSVEAATLLKDGPQFSRAIVEVAVLGVAVLVLAVAAFVLRERRRDNSDPAEDDARDEEKAASG encoded by the coding sequence ATGGCCAAGGCGAAGAGCGGCGACGGCGACGAGGAAGAACGTCAGCGGTTCGCCGATCGCGCGCTCGGGTTCCTGGAAGACGTCGTGTACTGGGCGATCGCTGTCGTGCTCATCATCGGGTCCGTCGCCCTACTCGTGGCACAGTTCAACACGATGCTGAGCTTGCGAAGCGCACCGGCCAAAACAGTCATGCTCGAGGTGCTCGACGGCCTGCTGCTGATCTTCATCTTCGTCGAACTGTTGTACGCGGTCCGCTCATGTCTCCGGTCCCGTGAAATCGTCGCGGAGCCGTTCATCATCGTCGGAATTCTGGCCTGTATCAAGGAGATCGTGGTGCTGTCCGTGGAGGCGGCAACGCTACTGAAGGATGGGCCACAGTTCTCGCGTGCGATCGTCGAGGTCGCGGTGCTCGGTGTCGCGGTACTGGTATTGGCGGTGGCTGCCTTCGTGTTGCGTGAGCGTCGACGTGACAACAGCGACCCGGCCGAAGATGATGCGCGCGACGAGGAAAAGGCCGCTTCTGGCTGA
- a CDS encoding acyl-CoA thioesterase domain-containing protein, with the protein MATEPAHFTQTEDGGFMPTRFALSHWGDDHLNGPAVVGLSAQVLESRCGSPDFTPARLTVDLFRAAGSVLTKVDVRVVRDGRRVRSAECDVVQDGRAVARATLIQYRRSTAPPGVLWTAPIAPPSPPPPDDQMSPFIGSDAGWTRSPAAHQNDSRKSFFYGGINAVAGEPLSPFVRASIVAESTSLVTNLGTKGVGYINGDLTVALSRLPVDDWICIRGDSHCASDGVAVGTATLFDHEGAFGSGMTTAVANPAAQIDFANKPFPPTGINYE; encoded by the coding sequence ATGGCAACGGAACCGGCGCATTTCACGCAAACCGAGGATGGCGGGTTCATGCCGACCCGCTTTGCGCTGAGCCACTGGGGCGATGACCATCTGAACGGGCCCGCAGTTGTGGGGCTGTCGGCGCAGGTGCTCGAAAGCCGCTGCGGATCGCCGGACTTCACGCCCGCTCGCCTCACGGTCGACCTCTTCCGGGCGGCCGGCTCAGTGTTGACGAAGGTGGACGTGCGGGTGGTGCGTGACGGGCGCCGGGTGCGCAGTGCGGAATGCGATGTGGTCCAGGACGGTCGGGCGGTCGCGCGCGCGACGTTGATCCAGTACCGACGCTCGACGGCGCCACCCGGTGTTTTGTGGACCGCGCCGATCGCTCCTCCGTCGCCACCACCTCCCGATGATCAGATGTCGCCCTTCATCGGCAGCGATGCCGGCTGGACGCGCAGCCCGGCGGCGCATCAGAACGACTCACGCAAGAGCTTCTTCTACGGAGGCATCAATGCCGTTGCGGGGGAGCCGCTCTCGCCGTTCGTACGGGCCTCAATTGTCGCCGAGTCGACCAGCCTCGTGACCAACTTGGGCACGAAGGGTGTCGGCTACATAAACGGCGATCTGACCGTCGCGTTGTCCCGGCTGCCGGTCGACGACTGGATCTGCATCAGGGGTGATTCGCACTGTGCGTCAGACGGGGTCGCCGTTGGAACAGCCACGCTGTTCGACCACGAGGGTGCGTTCGGATCGGGGATGACCACCGCCGTCGCGAACCCGGCGGCGCAGATCGACTTCGCAAACAAGCCCTTTCCGCCGACCGGCATCAACTACGAGTAG
- a CDS encoding helix-turn-helix transcriptional regulator: MSSGPVDEQRLRDLRLLRTVRDRMDREYAQPLDVEALARGVNMSAGHLSRQFKSAYGESPYSYLMTRRIERAMALLRRGDMSVTEVCFAVGCSSLGTFSTRFTELVGVPPSTYRRDAADEAAGIPSCVAKQVTRPIRNREAPHSAPQLA, from the coding sequence ATGAGCAGCGGGCCGGTCGACGAACAGCGTCTGCGCGACCTCAGACTGCTGCGCACAGTCCGCGACCGCATGGACCGCGAATACGCCCAGCCGCTGGACGTCGAGGCGCTCGCCCGTGGGGTGAACATGTCGGCCGGGCACCTGTCGCGCCAGTTCAAGAGCGCATACGGCGAATCGCCATACTCCTACCTGATGACCAGGCGCATCGAGCGGGCGATGGCCCTGTTGCGACGCGGCGACATGTCCGTCACCGAGGTCTGCTTCGCCGTCGGCTGTTCGTCGCTAGGCACCTTCAGCACCCGGTTCACCGAATTGGTCGGCGTTCCGCCCAGCACCTACCGGCGCGACGCCGCCGACGAGGCTGCCGGAATTCCGTCGTGCGTCGCCAAGCAGGTGACCAGACCGATCAGGAATCGAGAAGCGCCGCATTCCGCGCCGCAGCTAGCGTGA
- a CDS encoding VOC family protein produces MDITINASFLPHTDPEQSLAFYRDALGFEVRKDVGYEDMRWITIGPAGRPDMNIVLTPPAADPGVTEDERRTIAEMMAKGTYASIMLATNDLDALFERVQASGADVMQEPTDQPWGARDCAFRDPAGNTVRVQEQS; encoded by the coding sequence ATGGACATCACGATCAACGCGAGCTTCCTCCCGCACACCGACCCAGAGCAGTCCTTGGCTTTCTATCGCGACGCACTCGGCTTCGAGGTCCGCAAGGACGTCGGATACGAGGACATGCGCTGGATCACCATCGGCCCGGCCGGCAGGCCCGACATGAACATCGTCCTCACGCCGCCCGCCGCCGATCCCGGCGTCACCGAAGACGAGCGCCGCACCATCGCCGAGATGATGGCCAAGGGCACCTACGCCAGCATCATGCTGGCCACCAACGACCTCGACGCGCTGTTCGAGCGGGTACAGGCCAGCGGCGCCGACGTCATGCAGGAACCAACCGACCAACCCTGGGGCGCCCGTGACTGCGCGTTCCGCGATCCCGCGGGCAACACCGTCCGTGTGCAGGAGCAGTCCTGA
- a CDS encoding ATP-binding cassette domain-containing protein — MAPTKSKPKQEAADSHDLIRVHGARENNLKNVHVELPKRRLTVFTGVSGSGKSSLVFDTIAAESQRLINETYSAFVQGFMPTLARPEVDVLEGLTTAIIVDQQRMGADPRSTVGTATDTGAMLRILFSRLGKPHIGSPQAFSFNVASISGAGAVTMDKGGRTVKERREFSVVGGMCPRCEGRGSLNDIDLTALYDDTKSLNEGALTIPGFSMEGWYGRIFNGCGFFDPNKPINKFTKKELDALLHKEATKLKIDGVNLTYLGLIPQIKKSFLAKDVEAMQPHIRTFVERAVTFTTCPDCGGTRLSDTARSSKIKGRSIADVYEMQISDLAEWIGGITDKSVAPLVKSLQHTIDSFVEIGLGYLSLGRPAGTLSGGEAQRVKMIRHLGSALTDVTYVFDEPTVGLHPHDIARMNELLLQLRDKGNTVLVVEHKPEVIAIADHIVDLGPGAGGDGGQVVYEGTLDGLRKSKTVTGRHLNDRASLKDSVRASSGAMEVRGASTHNLQKVDVDIPLGVLCVVTGVAGSGKSSLISGSIAGRDGVVVIDQTPIRGSRRSNPATYTGLLDPIRKAFAKANDVKPALFSANSEGACPTCNGAGVIFTELGVMATVESRCEECEGKRFHASVLEYTFGGRNIAEVLAMSVADALAFFGDGDAANPAAHKILDRLTDVGLGYLSLGQPLTTLSGGERQRLKLASQMGDKGDIYVLDEPTSGLHLADIEQLLGLLDRLVDAGRSVLVIEHHQAVMAHADWIIDLGPGAGHDGGTVVFEGTPADLVAARSTLTGKHLADYVDA, encoded by the coding sequence ATGGCTCCGACGAAGTCAAAGCCGAAACAAGAGGCCGCCGACAGCCACGACCTGATCCGCGTGCACGGCGCCCGAGAGAACAACCTCAAGAATGTTCACGTCGAACTTCCCAAGCGCAGGCTCACCGTGTTCACCGGTGTCTCGGGGTCGGGAAAGAGCTCCCTGGTCTTCGACACGATCGCCGCGGAGTCGCAGCGACTGATCAACGAGACCTACAGCGCCTTCGTCCAAGGCTTCATGCCGACGCTGGCACGGCCCGAGGTCGACGTGCTCGAGGGTCTCACGACGGCGATCATCGTCGATCAGCAACGGATGGGCGCCGACCCGCGCTCCACCGTAGGCACCGCCACCGATACGGGCGCGATGTTGCGAATTCTGTTCAGCCGTCTGGGTAAGCCACACATCGGTTCACCACAAGCCTTTTCGTTCAACGTCGCCTCGATCAGCGGCGCCGGCGCCGTCACAATGGACAAGGGTGGTCGGACCGTGAAGGAGCGCCGCGAGTTCAGCGTCGTCGGCGGTATGTGCCCTCGCTGCGAGGGTCGCGGTTCACTCAACGACATCGACCTGACCGCGCTTTACGACGACACCAAGTCGCTCAACGAGGGCGCACTCACCATCCCTGGCTTCTCCATGGAGGGCTGGTACGGTCGAATCTTCAACGGCTGCGGCTTCTTCGACCCCAACAAGCCGATCAACAAGTTCACCAAGAAGGAACTGGACGCCCTGCTGCACAAGGAGGCGACCAAGCTCAAGATCGACGGCGTCAACCTCACATATCTCGGGCTGATTCCGCAGATCAAGAAATCCTTCCTCGCCAAGGATGTCGAGGCGATGCAGCCGCATATTCGCACCTTCGTAGAACGGGCGGTGACGTTCACGACGTGTCCGGACTGCGGCGGCACCCGGCTATCCGACACCGCGCGGTCGTCGAAGATCAAGGGCCGCAGCATCGCCGACGTCTACGAGATGCAGATCAGCGATCTGGCCGAATGGATCGGCGGCATCACCGACAAGTCGGTGGCCCCGCTGGTGAAGTCGTTGCAGCACACCATCGACTCCTTCGTCGAGATCGGGCTGGGGTATCTTTCGCTCGGTCGGCCGGCGGGGACCCTTTCCGGCGGTGAAGCCCAGCGTGTCAAGATGATTCGCCATCTCGGGTCGGCCTTGACCGACGTCACCTACGTCTTCGACGAACCGACGGTGGGGCTGCATCCACACGACATCGCGCGCATGAACGAGCTACTGCTGCAGTTGCGCGACAAAGGCAACACCGTCCTGGTGGTGGAGCACAAACCCGAGGTGATCGCGATTGCCGATCACATCGTCGACCTCGGTCCCGGCGCTGGTGGCGACGGCGGCCAGGTCGTCTACGAGGGCACGCTCGACGGACTGCGCAAGAGCAAGACCGTTACCGGACGTCATCTCAACGACCGCGCATCGCTCAAGGACTCGGTGCGCGCGTCGTCGGGCGCAATGGAGGTTCGCGGCGCGTCGACCCACAATCTGCAGAAGGTGGATGTCGACATCCCGCTCGGCGTGCTGTGTGTGGTCACCGGCGTCGCCGGCTCCGGCAAGAGCTCTCTGATCAGCGGCTCGATCGCGGGCCGTGACGGCGTTGTGGTGATCGACCAGACGCCGATCCGAGGGTCGCGACGGAGCAATCCCGCGACCTACACCGGCTTGCTGGACCCGATCCGCAAGGCGTTCGCCAAAGCCAACGACGTCAAACCGGCGCTGTTCAGCGCCAACTCCGAGGGCGCATGCCCGACCTGTAACGGCGCCGGGGTGATCTTCACCGAGTTGGGCGTCATGGCCACCGTCGAGTCACGGTGCGAGGAGTGTGAGGGCAAGAGGTTTCACGCGTCGGTGCTGGAGTACACGTTCGGCGGTCGCAATATCGCCGAGGTGCTGGCGATGTCGGTGGCCGACGCGCTCGCGTTCTTCGGTGACGGCGATGCCGCCAACCCGGCCGCGCACAAGATCCTGGATCGCCTCACCGACGTCGGCCTGGGCTACCTCTCGCTCGGCCAGCCCCTGACCACGCTGTCCGGTGGTGAGCGGCAGCGGCTCAAGCTCGCGTCGCAGATGGGGGACAAGGGCGACATCTATGTCCTCGATGAACCGACCTCGGGCCTGCATCTCGCCGACATCGAACAGCTGCTGGGGCTGCTGGACCGCCTTGTCGATGCCGGTCGGTCCGTGCTCGTGATCGAGCACCACCAGGCGGTCATGGCTCACGCCGACTGGATCATCGATCTCGGTCCCGGCGCCGGTCACGACGGTGGCACGGTCGTCTTCGAGGGAACGCCGGCTGACCTCGTCGCCGCGCGGTCCACGCTGACCGGCAAACATCTCGCGGATTACGTCGACGCCTGA
- a CDS encoding flavin-containing monooxygenase produces MPGVEFDVEALRQKYAQERDRRLRPDGIEQYVEISGVFADFATDPWSDRDFTRDPLSDEVDVAIIGAGFGGLLTGARLRELGVHSIRLIDKAADVGGTWYWNRYPGIACDVESYVYMPLLEELGYVPTEKYAKGPEIFAHCRSIAEHYDLYRDICLQTEVQQIRWDADLQRWIIATNHGDSIRARFVAMANGYLQKPKLPGIEGISDFAGHTFHTSRWDYDYTGADLANLADKKVGIIGTGATAIQCVPHLAKAAKELLVFQRTPSTVDVRGNRPTDPDWSGSLQDGWQRRRIENFQLLTAGGEADEDLVDDAWTSIVKKLFVMRQTRVEGMSDEDRLRAVELADFAKMEEIRARVDSIVADPATAEALKPWYGYFCKRPCFHDDYLQSFNRDNVTLVDTKGKGVERITSDGVVVDGTEHSIDCLIFATGFEVGTDYSRRTGFEIVGRGGVTITDKWHDGVQTLHGLAVNGFPNCFILSIAQSGFTVNFPYLLDVQARHTAEVISWALSNDAAELEATADAVSAWVDTVVARSGASADRAKSCTPGYYNREGQANAKTRQGSFFFGTPTEYADILDASRVNGAPQGFEIRTSVHR; encoded by the coding sequence ATGCCGGGCGTGGAGTTCGACGTAGAGGCGCTGCGGCAGAAATACGCCCAGGAGCGGGACCGCCGACTGCGTCCCGACGGCATCGAGCAGTACGTCGAGATCTCAGGCGTGTTTGCCGACTTCGCGACTGATCCTTGGAGCGATCGGGACTTCACCCGCGACCCGCTGTCCGATGAGGTCGATGTCGCGATCATCGGCGCCGGGTTCGGCGGGCTGCTCACCGGGGCCCGCCTGCGCGAACTCGGTGTACACAGCATCCGGTTGATCGACAAGGCCGCCGACGTCGGAGGTACGTGGTACTGGAACCGGTACCCCGGAATCGCCTGCGACGTCGAGTCGTACGTGTACATGCCGCTGCTCGAGGAGCTCGGCTACGTTCCGACCGAAAAGTATGCGAAGGGCCCCGAGATCTTCGCGCACTGCCGCAGCATCGCCGAGCACTATGACCTGTACCGCGACATCTGCCTGCAGACCGAGGTGCAGCAGATCCGCTGGGACGCCGACCTGCAGCGTTGGATCATCGCGACCAATCACGGCGACAGCATCCGCGCCCGCTTCGTCGCGATGGCCAACGGATATCTGCAGAAGCCGAAATTGCCTGGCATCGAAGGAATCTCTGATTTCGCTGGGCATACGTTCCACACCAGCCGGTGGGACTACGACTACACCGGGGCCGACCTGGCGAATCTGGCGGACAAGAAAGTCGGGATCATCGGGACCGGCGCAACGGCCATCCAGTGTGTACCGCACCTCGCCAAGGCCGCCAAGGAACTGCTCGTCTTCCAGCGCACGCCTTCCACTGTCGACGTGCGCGGCAATCGTCCAACCGATCCGGACTGGTCGGGGTCTCTGCAAGACGGATGGCAGCGCCGTCGCATCGAGAACTTCCAGCTGCTCACCGCGGGCGGCGAAGCCGACGAGGATCTCGTCGACGACGCATGGACGAGCATCGTCAAGAAACTGTTCGTCATGCGGCAGACCCGTGTCGAGGGAATGTCCGACGAAGACCGTTTACGCGCAGTTGAATTGGCCGACTTCGCCAAGATGGAAGAGATCCGGGCCCGCGTCGATTCGATCGTGGCGGATCCCGCGACAGCAGAGGCGCTCAAACCCTGGTACGGCTACTTCTGCAAACGGCCCTGCTTTCACGACGACTACCTGCAGTCGTTCAACCGGGACAACGTGACGCTTGTCGACACAAAAGGTAAGGGCGTCGAGCGCATCACCAGCGACGGTGTGGTGGTCGACGGCACGGAGCACAGCATCGACTGTCTGATCTTCGCAACGGGTTTCGAGGTCGGCACGGACTACTCGCGGCGGACCGGCTTCGAGATCGTCGGCCGGGGCGGGGTCACGATCACCGACAAATGGCACGACGGTGTGCAGACACTGCACGGCCTCGCCGTTAACGGATTCCCAAACTGCTTCATCCTGTCGATCGCGCAATCCGGGTTCACCGTCAACTTCCCGTACCTCCTTGATGTGCAAGCGCGCCACACCGCAGAGGTCATCTCGTGGGCGTTGAGCAATGACGCAGCGGAGTTGGAGGCGACGGCCGACGCCGTATCCGCATGGGTGGACACCGTGGTCGCACGTTCGGGGGCGAGCGCCGACCGCGCGAAATCCTGCACACCGGGCTACTACAACCGGGAAGGACAGGCGAACGCGAAGACGCGACAGGGCAGCTTCTTCTTCGGCACGCCAACCGAATACGCCGACATCCTCGACGCGTCGCGCGTGAACGGCGCACCGCAAGGATTCGAGATCCGCACGAGTGTCCATCGATGA
- a CDS encoding flavin-containing monooxygenase: protein MRRRYLIGHLRALTRRGRSPRVAIIGAGFGGIAAAVALRRKGIDDIVIIERSDGVGGTWRQNTYPGAACDIQSHLYSFSFAPNRRWTRTYAYQPEILSYLESVADRFDLRRHLMLGTGVQKLVWSERQKHWDIELADGRSLVADAVVSAVGLFGAARYPDIEGIAEFSGELMHTSQWDAGVDLTGKRVAVVGTGASGVQVIPEVAAIAEQLTVFQRTPPWMVPKEDRPYNPDELTRFRRIPWAALRERWRLWKLQHDNTALTPDHPRMAVVQELSENFLRRHVEDDAMRDALTPRYPFRCKRVLLGEKYYLALQHPHVALVTDPIRRVTESAVVTETGRVVEVDAIIFATGFETSSYLSGIEVVGLGGESLHDRWGLDPQAYLGVAVSGFPNFFMLYGPNTNQGANSIIYVLEAGGRLVASAICRLAGRGGYLDVRPDVEQRYNEQISADLEQTIWTQCDSYYRSPTGRIVTQWPHSELDYAKATWRIRSRDWQHHTDA, encoded by the coding sequence ATGAGGAGGCGATACCTCATCGGTCATCTCCGAGCGTTGACCCGCCGCGGCAGATCTCCCCGGGTGGCGATCATCGGGGCCGGATTCGGCGGAATCGCCGCGGCGGTTGCGTTACGACGCAAGGGTATCGACGACATTGTGATCATCGAACGGTCCGACGGCGTCGGGGGCACGTGGCGGCAGAACACCTACCCAGGTGCGGCGTGCGACATCCAGAGCCATCTGTACTCGTTCTCGTTCGCGCCGAATCGCCGCTGGACCCGCACCTACGCCTATCAGCCCGAGATCCTCTCGTACCTCGAGTCGGTGGCCGATCGCTTTGACCTGCGTCGCCACCTGATGCTCGGGACCGGCGTGCAGAAGCTGGTCTGGAGTGAGCGGCAGAAGCACTGGGACATTGAGCTCGCCGACGGCCGGAGCCTCGTCGCAGACGCCGTCGTCAGCGCGGTGGGGTTGTTCGGGGCCGCACGCTATCCCGATATCGAGGGCATCGCCGAGTTCAGCGGCGAGCTGATGCACACCTCGCAATGGGACGCGGGTGTCGACCTGACCGGAAAGCGGGTCGCGGTCGTCGGCACCGGCGCCAGCGGCGTGCAGGTCATCCCGGAAGTCGCCGCCATCGCAGAGCAGTTGACGGTCTTCCAGCGGACGCCACCGTGGATGGTGCCGAAAGAGGATCGGCCCTACAACCCTGACGAGCTCACCCGCTTCCGCCGGATCCCGTGGGCCGCTCTACGTGAGAGGTGGCGACTGTGGAAGCTGCAGCACGACAACACGGCGTTGACACCCGATCATCCACGAATGGCCGTGGTTCAGGAGTTGTCGGAGAACTTTCTGCGCCGCCACGTCGAAGACGATGCGATGCGTGACGCTCTGACCCCGCGGTATCCGTTTCGGTGCAAACGTGTCCTGCTCGGTGAGAAGTATTATCTGGCACTACAACACCCGCATGTCGCCCTCGTGACAGATCCGATCCGGCGAGTCACCGAGTCAGCCGTCGTCACCGAGACCGGCCGCGTCGTCGAGGTCGACGCCATCATCTTTGCGACGGGCTTCGAGACAAGCAGCTATCTCTCGGGCATCGAGGTCGTCGGGCTGGGCGGCGAAAGCCTGCATGACCGTTGGGGTTTGGATCCCCAGGCGTATCTCGGCGTCGCCGTGAGCGGCTTTCCCAATTTCTTCATGCTGTACGGACCAAACACCAACCAGGGCGCGAACTCGATCATCTATGTCCTGGAGGCCGGCGGGCGCTTGGTGGCCAGCGCGATCTGCCGGTTGGCCGGGCGCGGCGGCTATCTCGACGTGCGTCCGGACGTCGAACAGCGGTACAACGAGCAGATTTCGGCCGACCTGGAACAGACGATCTGGACGCAGTGCGACAGCTACTACCGATCGCCCACCGGACGGATCGTGACACAGTGGCCGCACTCGGAATTGGACTATGCGAAGGCGACGTGGCGCATACGGTCACGAGATTGGCAGCACCACACCGACGCCTAG
- a CDS encoding pyridoxal phosphate-dependent decarboxylase family protein: MDQNSAPVRTDMHAALPRAMELATEYLTGLSHRPVAASTSYDEVVDALSGPLPDQGTNAVSVVEKLAATLGPATIACAGPRYFGLVVGGTLPAALAADWLVSTWDQTAYSRMSSPAGAAIDAVAERWVLDALGLPTDASVGFVTGATAGNVVGLLSARHVLLARQGWDVEADGLAQAPRVRVLVGDEVHPSVLQALQMIGLGARRVERVAVDAQGAMRADALAAALAADSDPAIVCAQVGNVNSGACDPMSEIVAATHEHGGWVHVDGAFGLWACASPRLSTLVQGVELADSWSTDAHKWLNVPYDCGLAIVADPQAARSALGANTSYLPTSSEREPGVLVPEMSRRARAVPVYAALASLGREGLRQLIERCCDHADRLAQMIQGTHGFVVCNDVVLNQVLIRADDSDERTWLVAELVRRSGEAWVAGTEWHGRAAIRVSFSNWTTADNDVDRLAEALRQSLAAARKAQQG, translated from the coding sequence ATGGATCAGAATTCTGCCCCGGTTCGAACCGACATGCACGCGGCTCTGCCAAGGGCGATGGAACTGGCGACGGAATACCTGACGGGTCTCTCACACCGGCCGGTCGCGGCGAGTACCAGCTACGACGAAGTAGTCGATGCCCTGAGCGGGCCGCTGCCCGACCAAGGCACGAATGCGGTCTCGGTGGTCGAGAAGTTAGCCGCCACTCTCGGTCCGGCAACGATTGCGTGCGCCGGTCCCCGCTACTTTGGACTCGTCGTCGGGGGAACGCTACCCGCGGCGTTGGCTGCCGACTGGCTGGTATCGACCTGGGACCAGACGGCGTACAGCCGGATGTCGTCGCCGGCGGGTGCTGCGATCGATGCCGTCGCCGAGCGCTGGGTTCTTGACGCTCTTGGGCTGCCCACGGACGCATCCGTGGGTTTCGTGACCGGAGCCACGGCGGGAAACGTCGTCGGGTTGCTTTCCGCACGGCACGTGCTGTTAGCGCGGCAAGGTTGGGACGTCGAGGCCGATGGGCTCGCGCAGGCACCCCGTGTTCGCGTGCTGGTGGGCGACGAGGTCCATCCCTCGGTACTGCAGGCGTTGCAGATGATCGGTTTGGGAGCGCGCCGCGTCGAGCGCGTAGCAGTCGACGCACAAGGAGCCATGAGAGCGGACGCGCTCGCCGCCGCGCTCGCCGCTGACTCCGACCCTGCCATCGTGTGCGCACAAGTCGGCAACGTGAACTCCGGAGCGTGCGATCCGATGTCAGAGATCGTCGCGGCGACCCATGAGCACGGCGGCTGGGTTCACGTTGACGGTGCGTTCGGACTATGGGCGTGCGCATCGCCGCGACTGTCGACACTGGTTCAAGGTGTCGAGCTGGCCGATTCATGGTCGACAGACGCGCACAAGTGGCTCAACGTTCCCTACGACTGCGGCCTGGCCATCGTTGCCGATCCCCAAGCTGCCCGCTCGGCGCTGGGAGCCAACACCAGCTATCTGCCCACGAGTAGCGAGCGCGAACCCGGTGTCCTGGTGCCCGAGATGTCCCGGCGTGCACGGGCGGTGCCTGTCTACGCAGCGCTCGCCTCGCTAGGCAGGGAGGGGCTGCGACAACTGATCGAACGCTGCTGCGACCATGCCGACCGTCTGGCCCAGATGATCCAGGGCACGCACGGCTTTGTGGTGTGCAACGACGTCGTGCTCAACCAGGTCCTGATCCGTGCTGACGACAGCGACGAGCGCACTTGGCTTGTAGCAGAACTCGTGCGACGCAGCGGAGAGGCGTGGGTCGCGGGAACCGAATGGCACGGTCGAGCGGCGATACGCGTGTCCTTCTCCAACTGGACGACAGCGGATAACGACGTCGACCGCCTCGCTGAAGCGCTGCGGCAATCGCTGGCGGCGGCGCGAAAGGCTCAACAGGGGTAA
- a CDS encoding SRPBCC family protein, translated as MSNNKKVTVERTIEAPVDAIFDVLSNPERHQVLDGSGFIRSVDHADRIKQVGEVFTMNMQGDHMGGEYKTDNHVSGYVKDKLLAWKTAPAGTEPPGWEWLWELEPQGPNETLVRHTYDWSKVTDKKLLEKVKFPLVTEDQLTDTLGRLAAEISS; from the coding sequence ATGAGCAACAACAAGAAGGTCACCGTGGAACGAACCATCGAGGCGCCAGTCGATGCGATCTTCGACGTACTCTCCAATCCGGAGCGGCACCAGGTGCTCGATGGCTCTGGGTTCATCCGCAGTGTGGACCATGCCGATCGGATCAAACAGGTCGGCGAAGTCTTCACGATGAACATGCAGGGTGACCATATGGGTGGCGAGTACAAAACTGATAACCACGTGTCCGGCTACGTGAAAGACAAGCTGCTGGCCTGGAAGACCGCGCCCGCGGGCACCGAGCCTCCCGGGTGGGAGTGGCTGTGGGAGCTGGAACCGCAAGGTCCTAATGAGACGCTGGTTCGCCATACTTACGACTGGTCCAAGGTCACCGACAAAAAGCTGCTCGAGAAGGTGAAGTTCCCGCTCGTGACCGAGGATCAGCTGACCGACACGCTCGGTCGACTCGCCGCCGAGATTTCGTCCTGA